The Amycolatopsis sp. DG1A-15b genome window below encodes:
- a CDS encoding type 1 glutamine amidotransferase domain-containing protein produces the protein MTEVLFVVTGADHWTLTDGTEHPTGYWAEELAEPHRIFREAGFGITLATPGGVTPTVDRISLAAAGNNGDEQRARRMAEYLDTIAAELEHPATLETVDVAGYDVVFVPGGHGPMEDLAVSPAAGALLTAALDSGKILGVLCHAPAALLAAERPDGSWPFAGYRMTSLTNAEESVNDFAAKAPWLVEDRLRALGADFATAAPWSSHVVVDRTLYTGQNPFSSVELAKTLVAAVG, from the coding sequence ATGACTGAAGTGCTCTTCGTGGTCACCGGAGCGGATCACTGGACCCTCACCGACGGCACCGAACACCCCACCGGTTACTGGGCGGAAGAGCTGGCCGAGCCGCACCGGATCTTCCGCGAAGCGGGCTTCGGCATCACGCTCGCGACCCCGGGCGGAGTCACCCCCACCGTCGACCGGATCAGCCTCGCCGCGGCCGGCAACAACGGCGACGAACAGCGCGCCCGCCGGATGGCCGAGTACCTCGACACCATCGCGGCCGAGCTCGAGCACCCCGCCACGCTGGAAACCGTGGACGTCGCCGGCTACGACGTGGTGTTCGTCCCCGGCGGCCACGGCCCCATGGAGGACCTGGCCGTCTCCCCCGCCGCCGGCGCGCTCCTGACCGCGGCGCTGGACAGCGGCAAGATCCTCGGGGTGCTGTGCCACGCGCCCGCTGCCCTGCTGGCGGCCGAGCGGCCGGACGGTTCGTGGCCGTTCGCCGGCTACCGAATGACCTCGCTGACCAACGCCGAAGAGTCCGTCAACGACTTCGCGGCCAAGGCACCTTGGCTGGTCGAAGACCGGCTCAGGGCACTGGGAGCCGACTTCGCGACCGCCGCGCCCTGGTCGTCGCACGTGGTGGTCGACCGGACCCTCTACACGGGACAGAACCCCTTCTCCTCGGTCGAGCTGGCGAAAACGCTCGTCGCCGCGGTCGGCTGA
- a CDS encoding response regulator transcription factor, translating to MLTGTRTRIVIVDDHPVVHDGVAAQLQRYADMVVVGHAGTGAEAVTVCAAERPDVVLLDLRLPDCLAADVVPRVHRVSPDSRILLFTAFPEHAAVAPTLGAGACGILVKHAGSTAIRDAIRSVARTGTFRTDAPVSSTPPVTAREYDVLRLVAAGHTNPEIGAELNLSVNTVKTYLRAVMQKLAARNRAQLIANARGQGLL from the coding sequence GTGCTGACCGGCACCCGGACCCGCATCGTGATCGTGGACGACCACCCGGTCGTCCACGACGGCGTCGCCGCCCAGCTGCAGCGGTACGCCGACATGGTCGTCGTCGGCCACGCCGGCACCGGCGCCGAGGCCGTGACGGTCTGCGCCGCGGAACGGCCCGACGTCGTGCTGCTCGACCTGCGGCTGCCCGACTGCCTCGCCGCCGACGTCGTCCCCCGGGTGCACCGCGTCAGCCCGGACAGCCGCATCCTGCTGTTCACCGCGTTCCCCGAACACGCCGCCGTCGCGCCGACCCTGGGTGCCGGCGCCTGCGGGATCCTGGTGAAACACGCGGGCAGCACGGCGATCCGGGACGCCATCCGCAGCGTCGCCCGCACCGGGACCTTCCGGACCGACGCGCCCGTGTCGTCCACCCCACCGGTCACCGCCCGCGAATACGACGTGCTACGGCTCGTCGCGGCCGGGCACACCAACCCCGAGATCGGCGCCGAGCTGAACTTGTCGGTCAACACCGTCAAGACCTACCTGCGCGCGGTGATGCAGAAACTCGCCGCCCGCAACCGAGCACAGCTGATCGCCAACGCGCGCGGCCAAGGCCTGCTCTGA
- a CDS encoding GAF domain-containing protein: MRAHPLVGLDEQYADLLAALDRGEALRRALALLAEGSEVAWTARPDADGVLTLDQVTGDWTGVLRALQVPSGTGLTGKVFHAGQAGWVDDYFGSQEITHDFDRHMATEKVRRVLAVPLLRDGEPLGVLAIGPREDGTFGDREIERASAVAAQAALAVSVAERARLSREIAVHEERRRMAADLHDSVGALLFAIGSGMADLAEATKADPDLRARLDRLRTQAAEATTALRDSLRTLRSSPAALALGVALRADCEAFADRTGLPAELVILDEDPPELAPSRSDVLLTAVREALLNVEKHAHAGAVTVSVRRSDPWLTVAVHDDGVGLGPGHTPGLGLTSTAEALGRLGGSVRVVSDPDGGTIWRARLPC; encoded by the coding sequence ATGCGAGCGCACCCGCTCGTCGGGCTCGACGAGCAATACGCGGACCTGCTCGCGGCGCTGGACCGCGGCGAGGCGCTGCGCCGCGCCCTGGCCCTGCTCGCCGAAGGCTCCGAGGTCGCCTGGACTGCCCGCCCCGACGCGGACGGCGTGCTGACGCTCGATCAGGTCACCGGCGACTGGACAGGCGTGCTCCGGGCGTTGCAGGTGCCGTCCGGTACGGGCCTGACCGGCAAGGTGTTCCACGCCGGGCAGGCGGGGTGGGTCGACGACTACTTCGGCAGCCAGGAAATCACCCACGACTTCGATCGGCACATGGCCACCGAAAAGGTGCGGCGGGTGCTGGCCGTCCCGCTGCTCCGGGACGGGGAACCGCTCGGTGTCCTCGCCATCGGCCCGCGGGAAGACGGGACGTTCGGAGACCGCGAGATCGAACGCGCGTCGGCGGTCGCGGCCCAGGCCGCGCTGGCGGTTTCGGTCGCCGAACGCGCCCGGCTGAGCCGCGAGATCGCGGTTCACGAGGAGCGCCGCCGGATGGCGGCCGACCTGCACGACAGCGTCGGCGCCTTGCTGTTCGCCATCGGTTCGGGCATGGCCGACCTCGCCGAGGCGACGAAGGCGGACCCGGACCTCCGGGCCCGGCTCGACCGGTTGCGGACGCAGGCCGCGGAAGCGACCACGGCGCTGCGCGATTCGTTGCGCACGCTGCGTTCCTCGCCGGCCGCGCTCGCGCTCGGTGTCGCCTTGCGCGCCGATTGCGAGGCTTTCGCCGATCGCACCGGTCTGCCCGCGGAGCTCGTCATCCTGGACGAGGACCCGCCCGAACTCGCACCGTCCCGATCGGACGTTCTCCTCACGGCCGTCCGCGAAGCCCTGCTGAACGTCGAAAAGCACGCTCACGCCGGCGCCGTCACAGTGTCGGTACGGCGAAGTGATCCCTGGCTGACGGTCGCCGTGCACGACGACGGCGTCGGACTCGGCCCCGGCCACACACCCGGGCTCGGGCTCACCAGCACCGCCGAAGCGCTCGGCCGGCTGGGTGGTTCCGTTCGGGTCGTGTCCGATCCGGACGGTGGCACGATCTGGCGGGCCCGGCTGCCGTGCTGA
- a CDS encoding NADP-dependent oxidoreductase, which produces MGQAWGFGRYGGPEVQEFFDRPDPVPGRGEVLIRVDVAGVNPLDHLLRAGLVPGLDGGRPFPLVLGMEAAGTVLALGEDVDGLEVGDAVFGFALTGGGTYAETTVLSAPNTARIPAGLSATVAATLPVAGTTAVDALDQLGLPAGATILVNGVGGGVGLAVARLAAARELRVVGTGSAAKREPAEAVGVRFIDYTAEDVVAAARELVPGGFDGIVDLVGGPSLRAVAPLARDPRSVIAVGDQSVSDIGGRFVERRLDRENLARAARLALDGVLAPPITAVHPLSDAPAALATVENGHTAGKVVIKVT; this is translated from the coding sequence ATGGGACAGGCATGGGGTTTCGGCAGGTACGGCGGGCCGGAAGTGCAGGAGTTCTTCGACCGGCCCGATCCCGTTCCCGGTCGCGGTGAGGTGCTGATCCGGGTCGACGTCGCCGGGGTGAACCCCCTCGACCACCTCCTGCGTGCGGGCCTGGTCCCCGGGCTCGACGGCGGGCGGCCGTTCCCCCTCGTGCTCGGCATGGAGGCCGCGGGGACGGTGCTCGCGCTGGGCGAGGACGTCGACGGGCTCGAGGTGGGGGACGCGGTCTTCGGCTTCGCGCTGACCGGCGGCGGCACCTACGCCGAGACGACGGTGCTGTCCGCGCCGAACACCGCGCGCATCCCGGCGGGCCTGTCCGCCACCGTGGCGGCGACGCTGCCGGTGGCCGGGACGACCGCGGTGGACGCGCTCGACCAGCTCGGCCTGCCGGCCGGCGCGACGATCCTGGTGAACGGGGTCGGGGGCGGGGTCGGCCTCGCGGTCGCCCGGCTGGCCGCGGCGCGCGAGCTGCGCGTGGTCGGCACCGGCAGCGCCGCCAAACGTGAGCCGGCCGAGGCCGTGGGAGTGCGGTTCATCGACTACACCGCCGAAGACGTCGTCGCCGCGGCCCGTGAGCTGGTTCCGGGCGGCTTCGACGGGATCGTCGACCTGGTCGGCGGCCCCTCGCTGCGGGCGGTCGCCCCGCTGGCGCGGGACCCTCGCAGTGTCATCGCCGTGGGCGATCAGTCCGTGTCCGACATCGGCGGCCGTTTCGTCGAGCGCCGCCTCGACCGCGAAAACCTGGCGCGCGCCGCCCGGCTGGCGCTCGACGGAGTCCTCGCACCACCGATCACGGCGGTTCACCCGCTGTCCGACGCGCCGGCCGCGCTCGCCACGGTCGAGAACGGGCACACCGCGGGCAAGGTCGTCATCAAGGTGACCTGA
- a CDS encoding VOC family protein — MSRHVQVTFDAHDPRALSAFWREALDYVHPAPPGVELPEGADPFAAWDEFLERVGVPEDQRNSSSAVEDPDGRGPRLFFQQVPEDKTAKNRVHLDLRAAPGLEGEARMAALEAECERLVALGATRVRRFEPGPPLSAGFIVMTDPEGNEFCLD, encoded by the coding sequence ATGAGCCGACACGTCCAGGTCACGTTCGACGCCCACGACCCCCGAGCGCTTTCGGCGTTCTGGCGCGAGGCATTGGACTACGTCCACCCTGCACCGCCTGGCGTCGAGCTGCCCGAGGGCGCCGACCCCTTCGCCGCGTGGGACGAGTTCCTCGAGCGGGTCGGCGTGCCGGAAGACCAGCGCAACAGCAGCTCCGCCGTCGAAGATCCCGACGGCCGGGGGCCCCGGTTGTTCTTCCAGCAGGTGCCGGAGGACAAGACCGCGAAGAACCGGGTCCACCTCGACCTCAGGGCCGCACCAGGACTGGAGGGCGAGGCGCGGATGGCGGCGCTCGAAGCGGAGTGCGAACGGCTGGTCGCCCTCGGCGCGACCCGGGTACGCCGCTTCGAGCCCGGACCTCCGCTCAGCGCCGGGTTCATCGTGATGACCGACCCCGAGGGCAACGAGTTCTGCCTGGACTGA